A DNA window from Hordeum vulgare subsp. vulgare chromosome 1H, MorexV3_pseudomolecules_assembly, whole genome shotgun sequence contains the following coding sequences:
- the LOC123421511 gene encoding pto-interacting protein 1-like, with the protein MSCFGCCGDEDTQRAPDNRNQYPGSHPARNDAYRTADPTPKGPQPVKVQPIAVPAIPMDEIREATQGFGDEALIGEGSFGRVYFGTLRNGRGAAIKKLDSSKQPDQELLAQVSMVSRLKHENVVELLGYCLDGNTRVLAYEFATMGSLHDMLHGRKGVKGAQPGPVLSWIQRVKIAVGAAKGLEYLHEKAQPHVIHRDIKSSNVLLFDEDVAKIADFDLSNQAPDMAARLHSTRVLGTFGYHAPEYAMTGQLSSKSDVYSFGVVLLELLTGRKPVDHTLPRGQQSLVTWATPRLSEDKVRQCVDSRLGGDYPPKAVAKFAAVAALCVQYEADFRPNMSIVVKALQPLLNARAAHPGAEHAGR; encoded by the exons ATGTCTTGCTTTGGATGCTGTGGTGATGAAGATACTCAAAGAGCACCAGACAACAGGAATCAATACCCAGGAAGCCATCCAGCAA GGAATGATGCATATCGCACTGCCGATCCAACTCCTAAAGGTCCTCAACCTGTGAAAGTGCAACCCATTGCAgttcctgccattcctatggatgaAATTAGGGAGGCTACTCAGGGTTTTGGTGATGAAGCTTTGATTGGTGAGGGTTCCTTTGGTAGAGTATATTTTGGTACTCTAAGAAATGGCAGAGGTGCAGCAATCAAAAAGCTGGATTCCAGTAAGCAGCCAGACCAAGAATTGCTGGCACAG GTATCTATGGTGTCAAGGCTTAAGCATGAAAATGTTGTTGAGTTACTTGGTTACTGTCTTGATGGCAACACCCGTGTCCTAGCTTATGAGTTTGCCACTATGGGCTCTCTTCATGATATGCTTCATG gaaggaaaggtgttaaAGGGGCTCAGCCAGGTCCGGTCTTATCATGGATACAACGGGTGAAGATAGCTGTTGGTGCAGCGAAAGGCCTAGagtatcttcatgagaaagcacagCCTCACGTCATACACAGGGACATCAAGTCCAGCAATGTTCTTCTCTTTGATGAAGATGTAGCTAAAATAGCTGACTTCGATTTGTCAAACCAAGCTCCTGACATGGCAGCCCGGCTTCACTCAACTAGGGTTCTGGGAACATTTGGATACCATGCACCTGA GTATGCAATGACTGGTCAACTTAGCTCTAAGAGTGATGTGTACAGTTTTGGAGTTGTTCTTCTGGAGCTATTGACTGGGAGGAAACCTGTCGACCATACATTACCGAGGGGGCAGCAGAGCCTTGTCACATGG GCCACCCCAAGACTGAGTGAAGATAAGGTTAGGCAATGTGTTGACTCAAGACTTGGAGGGGACTATCCTCCTAAGGCTGTTGCAAAG TTTGCAGCTGTTGCGGCATTGTGCGTCCAATACGAAGCTGACTTCCGGCCAAACATGAGCATCGTCGTCAAGGCGCTCCAGCCCTTGCTGAACGCGCGAGCAGCCCATCCCGGGGCTGAACATGCTGGGCGCTAA